The following are encoded in a window of Haloplanus vescus genomic DNA:
- a CDS encoding DUF7561 family protein, with amino-acid sequence MSSDPCDGCGEDVHVGGGIGDFWTFESETTGGMTLELEDGSEHFLCFDCIERLPDDREVTAEDVAALSE; translated from the coding sequence ATGAGTTCCGATCCCTGTGACGGCTGTGGCGAAGACGTGCACGTCGGGGGCGGCATCGGCGACTTCTGGACGTTCGAATCCGAGACGACGGGCGGGATGACGCTCGAACTCGAAGACGGGAGCGAGCACTTCCTGTGTTTCGACTGCATCGAGCGCCTCCCCGACGACCGCGAGGTGACCGCCGAGGACGTGGCAGCGCTGTCGGAGTAG
- a CDS encoding DUF7530 family protein, translating to MFGDTWVYESLVRGIPGFGLSTRQAIGIQLVLFESLVVGLAFYYGLPSTAVVAGTVAVAVATGGSVAMLYIGAATRHLALPAVHRRLLFGSSVEVFFGLMAFVITLTYLFTGSPTPLASLFGSSPPAPVVFVTLLILWDLCYRVGTSWWTAMVSLWRSLRFRVTPEAAHQCRRIDAVNVGFAFLELALLPFVATHTVVVAALLGHVAAVTVVSTAAALLLETER from the coding sequence ATCTTCGGCGACACGTGGGTCTACGAGAGCCTCGTCCGCGGGATTCCCGGCTTCGGACTCTCGACGCGGCAGGCCATCGGCATCCAGTTGGTCCTCTTCGAGTCGCTCGTGGTCGGTCTCGCGTTCTACTACGGTCTCCCCTCTACCGCCGTCGTCGCGGGCACCGTCGCCGTCGCCGTCGCGACAGGGGGAAGCGTCGCCATGCTCTATATCGGCGCCGCAACGCGTCACCTCGCGCTCCCGGCCGTCCACCGGCGCCTCCTGTTCGGGTCGAGCGTCGAGGTTTTCTTCGGCCTGATGGCCTTCGTCATCACGCTCACGTACCTGTTCACCGGGTCGCCCACGCCGCTCGCGTCGCTGTTCGGGTCGTCGCCCCCGGCACCCGTGGTCTTCGTGACCCTGTTGATTCTCTGGGACCTGTGCTATCGCGTCGGCACCTCGTGGTGGACGGCGATGGTGTCGCTGTGGCGGTCGCTCCGGTTTCGCGTCACGCCCGAGGCCGCCCACCAGTGTCGACGCATCGACGCCGTCAACGTCGGATTCGCGTTCCTCGAACTGGCGCTGTTGCCGTTCGTCGCCACGCACACCGTCGTCGTCGCGGCGTTGCTCGGTCACGTCGCCGCCGTGACCGTCGTCTCGACGGCGGCGGCGCTCCTCCTCGAAACTGAGCGGTAA
- a CDS encoding NAD(P)H-binding protein gives MHTLVTGATGFVGGRLVPALLDAGHEVTVLVRSPTGYDPPEGVRVVVGDLLDPDSIAAAVNGVDAAYYLVHSMSARDDFEARDRQAAANFADAASAAGVDRVIYLGGLGEDRDQLSAHLRSRREVERVLATGDYALTTLRAAIIVGARSAGFEMVVQLAARLPVMVTPRWVRTPCQPVAIDDVIATLVGVLDVPETAGETYDIGGPEVLTYAEMLRRTGRHMGREPIIVAVPVLTPRLSAYWVGLMTDVPWSVARPLIAGLKNPVVVDDDRLSRLVPIDPTPFDEAVRRALTARESAGVAP, from the coding sequence ATGCACACGCTCGTCACCGGTGCCACGGGCTTCGTCGGTGGCCGCCTCGTCCCGGCGCTTCTCGACGCCGGCCACGAGGTGACCGTCCTCGTCCGCTCTCCAACGGGATACGACCCGCCCGAGGGAGTCCGCGTCGTCGTCGGTGACCTGCTGGACCCCGACTCGATTGCCGCCGCCGTCAACGGCGTCGACGCCGCGTACTACCTCGTCCACTCCATGTCTGCGCGCGACGACTTCGAGGCCCGGGACCGACAGGCGGCCGCGAACTTCGCCGACGCCGCCAGCGCCGCGGGGGTCGACCGCGTCATCTATCTCGGCGGCCTCGGCGAGGACCGGGACCAACTCTCGGCGCATCTCCGGTCCCGCCGCGAGGTCGAGCGAGTGCTGGCGACCGGCGACTACGCGCTCACGACGCTCCGGGCGGCCATCATCGTCGGCGCCCGGAGCGCCGGCTTCGAGATGGTCGTCCAACTCGCCGCTCGCCTCCCCGTGATGGTGACGCCCCGGTGGGTGCGGACTCCGTGTCAGCCCGTCGCCATCGACGACGTGATTGCCACGCTGGTCGGCGTCCTCGACGTGCCGGAGACGGCCGGCGAGACGTACGACATCGGCGGCCCGGAGGTGCTGACCTACGCCGAGATGCTTCGGCGCACGGGCCGTCACATGGGCCGCGAGCCGATTATCGTCGCCGTGCCGGTGTTGACACCGCGGCTCTCCGCGTACTGGGTCGGCCTGATGACCGACGTTCCTTGGAGCGTCGCCCGCCCCCTGATTGCGGGGTTGAAGAATCCGGTCGTGGTCGACGACGACCGACTGTCGCGGCTGGTTCCCATCGACCCCACTCCCTTCGACGAAGCCGTCCGGCGAGCGTTGACAGCCCGCGAGTCGGCCGGGGTGGCCCCGTGA
- a CDS encoding DUF5786 family protein, producing MSMGAYDEAEHERREQKTAQVDADFDDDRSQYRGTLSYDSGDSTEALLDQFKQLQGE from the coding sequence ATGTCAATGGGTGCCTATGACGAAGCCGAGCACGAACGTCGCGAGCAGAAAACGGCGCAGGTCGACGCGGACTTCGACGACGACCGGTCGCAGTACCGAGGGACCCTCTCGTACGACTCCGGCGACTCCACGGAAGCCCTGCTGGACCAGTTCAAGCAGCTGCAAGGGGAGTAG